One Megalops cyprinoides isolate fMegCyp1 chromosome 4, fMegCyp1.pri, whole genome shotgun sequence genomic window carries:
- the LOC118776279 gene encoding R3H and coiled-coil domain-containing protein 1-like, with protein MVGAQKDYSSYNDVWIDPEAFCHILEIYQFPAMFKTADLLDAFTDFSEKGVEIHLVDRTHALAVFSCKSAALHALSLKHPLIRVRRLSNGTKKSKGKALKLAELLQPVNMRMHLDNAVTKTQHS; from the exons ATGGTGGGTGCCCAGAAAGACTACTCCAGCTATAATGACGTGTGGATTGACCCCGAAGCGTTTTGCCACATCCTAGAAATATACCAGTTCCCTGCAATGTTTAAAACCGCAGATCTGCTGGATGCCTTTACAGATTTCAG TGAGAAAGGAGTGGAGATCCACCTGGTGGACAGAACACATGCCTTGGCAGTTTTCTCTTGCAAGTCAGCCG caCTCCACGCTCTTTCCTTAAAGCACCCACTAATAAGAGTGAGAAGGTTGTCGAATGgaacaaagaaatcaaaggGGAAAGCCCTGAAGCTTGCAG AGCTCCTCCAGCCCGTGAATATGAGGATGCACTTGGATAATGCAGTCACCAAAACGCAGCACAGCTGA